Proteins from a genomic interval of Xanthomonas sp. AM6:
- a CDS encoding OmpA family protein: MSRRQGMAGRLAALLLLLAPLAAFAAEDPELAVLNQRLVALQADPLSADVAAYERLQAQQAVAAFAAAKRKEQDDARYLAERRVEIAETAARAALARREVDRLEKTRNELLVEASRREAARARQEAERLRVQAQIQAEEAESLRQAAEAEQLARQDAELALTSVAGQQTAKLSAAQQKSAKLAREEAELVAGAKLPASRFEPRGEVFTVTGGAFAAGKAALTADAAGQAKALAQYLQIGAKGRVRIEAYDADAGVAQKRADALRDALVGGGVAASRLQAVGKKAPATKARAAEVVIAP, encoded by the coding sequence ATGAGCCGCCGCCAGGGGATGGCCGGCCGCCTGGCCGCGCTGCTGTTGCTGCTCGCGCCGCTGGCCGCCTTCGCCGCCGAGGATCCGGAGCTGGCGGTGCTGAACCAGCGCCTGGTCGCGCTGCAGGCCGATCCGCTGAGCGCCGACGTGGCCGCCTACGAGCGCCTGCAGGCGCAGCAGGCGGTCGCCGCGTTCGCCGCGGCCAAGCGCAAGGAACAGGACGACGCGCGCTATCTTGCCGAGCGCCGCGTCGAGATCGCCGAGACCGCCGCGCGCGCGGCGCTGGCGCGGCGCGAGGTCGACCGGCTGGAGAAGACCCGCAACGAGCTGCTGGTCGAGGCCAGCCGCCGCGAGGCCGCGCGCGCGCGCCAGGAAGCCGAGCGGCTGCGGGTGCAGGCGCAGATCCAGGCCGAGGAGGCCGAAAGCCTGCGCCAGGCGGCCGAGGCCGAGCAGCTGGCGCGGCAGGACGCCGAGCTGGCCCTGACCAGCGTGGCCGGGCAGCAGACCGCCAAGCTCAGCGCCGCGCAGCAGAAGTCGGCCAAGCTGGCCCGCGAGGAGGCCGAACTGGTCGCCGGGGCCAAGCTGCCGGCTTCGCGCTTCGAGCCGCGCGGGGAAGTCTTCACCGTCACCGGCGGCGCGTTCGCCGCGGGCAAGGCGGCGCTGACCGCCGATGCCGCCGGCCAGGCCAAGGCGCTGGCGCAGTACCTGCAGATCGGCGCCAAGGGCCGGGTGCGGATCGAGGCCTACGACGCCGATGCGGGCGTGGCGCAGAAGCGCGCCGACGCCCTGCGCGACGCGTTGGTCGGCGGCGGCGTCGCCGCGAGCCGGCTGCAGGCGGTCGGCAAGAAGGCGCCGGCGACCAAGGCCCGCGCCGCCGAGGTGGTGATCGCGCCCTGA
- a CDS encoding fumarylacetoacetate hydrolase family protein, whose translation MKLGSLKEGGRDGTLIVVSRDLTRAVRATGIAATLQRALEDWSNLAPRLNALSESLNDGSADGQFDLDVAALAAPLPRAYEFLDGSAYLPHVERVRRARGAEVPESFYTDPLMYQAVSAGFYGPRDAVKVVSEDHGIDLEAEIVVVTDDVPMAVDAQQAAAHIQLVGLVNDVSLRNLIPAELAKGFGFVQSKPRSALSPVFVTPDELGEAWRGNKVHLPLLTHINGAWFGAPEAGEDMQFDFAQLVAHAARTRPLAAGAVIGSGTIANQDTSRGASCFAEQRVVETLRDGQPSTPFMKFGDVVRIEMLDRDGVSIFGAIEQRIEPASRP comes from the coding sequence GGGCGGCCGCGACGGCACCCTGATCGTCGTGTCCCGCGACCTGACCCGCGCCGTGCGCGCCACCGGCATCGCCGCGACCCTGCAGCGCGCGCTGGAGGACTGGAGCAACTTGGCGCCGCGGCTGAACGCGCTGTCCGAGTCGCTCAACGACGGCAGCGCCGACGGCCAGTTCGACCTGGACGTCGCCGCACTGGCCGCGCCGCTGCCGCGCGCCTACGAGTTCCTCGACGGCAGCGCCTACCTGCCGCACGTGGAGCGGGTGCGCCGCGCGCGCGGCGCCGAGGTGCCGGAGAGCTTCTACACCGACCCGCTGATGTACCAGGCGGTCAGCGCCGGCTTCTACGGCCCGCGCGATGCGGTCAAGGTGGTCAGCGAGGACCACGGCATCGACCTGGAGGCGGAGATCGTGGTGGTCACCGACGACGTGCCGATGGCGGTCGATGCGCAGCAGGCGGCCGCGCACATCCAGCTGGTCGGGCTGGTCAACGACGTGTCGCTGCGCAATCTGATCCCGGCCGAACTGGCCAAGGGCTTCGGTTTCGTGCAGTCCAAGCCGCGCTCGGCGCTGTCGCCGGTGTTCGTCACCCCCGACGAACTGGGCGAGGCGTGGCGCGGCAACAAGGTGCACCTGCCGCTGCTGACCCACATCAACGGCGCCTGGTTCGGCGCGCCGGAGGCCGGCGAGGACATGCAGTTCGACTTCGCGCAGCTGGTCGCGCATGCGGCCAGGACGCGGCCGCTGGCGGCCGGCGCGGTGATCGGCTCGGGCACCATCGCCAACCAGGACACCTCGCGCGGCGCCTCCTGCTTCGCCGAACAGCGCGTGGTCGAGACCTTGCGCGACGGCCAGCCGAGCACGCCGTTCATGAAGTTCGGCGACGTGGTGCGGATCGAGATGCTGGACCGTGACGGCGTGAGCATCTTCGGCGCGATCGAGCAGCGCATCGAGCCCGCGTCCCGGCCCTGA
- a CDS encoding YdcH family protein: MFEGQSQTEIDALIKSDPEFKQLYQRHKTLDKKCMDAELGVLPIDDLTLSQMKREKLAAKEKLLRLYDEQQKPH; this comes from the coding sequence ATGTTCGAAGGGCAATCGCAGACCGAAATCGACGCGCTGATCAAATCCGATCCCGAGTTCAAGCAGCTGTACCAGCGCCACAAGACCCTGGACAAGAAATGCATGGATGCCGAACTCGGCGTGCTGCCGATCGACGATCTCACCCTGTCCCAGATGAAGCGGGAAAAGCTCGCGGCCAAGGAAAAGCTGCTGCGGCTGTACGACGAGCAGCAGAAGCCCCACTGA
- a CDS encoding DUF4398 domain-containing protein, producing MKTSFAQIRCPQYVMACALALFAAPAAFAQVASPELQTAQQAVQRAVQADADQYAPDLIATARQGLEQAQQAALDRRQRKTAPQLALRVAADADLARVRSEEAVANAQLQQRKAEVAELQRTLNTGEGRP from the coding sequence ATGAAAACTAGCTTCGCACAAATCCGTTGCCCGCAGTACGTGATGGCGTGCGCATTGGCGCTGTTTGCCGCGCCCGCCGCCTTCGCCCAGGTCGCCTCGCCGGAGCTGCAGACCGCGCAGCAGGCGGTGCAGCGCGCGGTCCAGGCCGACGCCGACCAGTACGCCCCGGACCTGATCGCCACCGCCCGCCAGGGCCTGGAGCAGGCCCAGCAGGCGGCGCTGGACCGCCGCCAACGCAAGACCGCCCCGCAGCTGGCGCTGCGCGTGGCGGCCGACGCCGACCTGGCGCGGGTACGCAGCGAGGAGGCGGTGGCGAACGCGCAACTGCAGCAGCGCAAGGCCGAGGTGGCCGAGCTGCAGCGCACCCTGAACACCGGGGAGGGCCGCCCATGA
- the maiA gene encoding maleylacetoacetate isomerase, whose protein sequence is MEEALQLYTYWRSSAAYRVRIGLNLKGLAYQAVPVHLVRDGGQQHAPEYARLNPQELVPTLSHDGQPIRQSLAILEYLDERWPEPPLLPDAAIDRARVRGLAQLIACDIHPLNNLRVGRFFENVWNVPQSEREEWMLHWIVLGFDALEQLLAESPDTGTFCHGEQPGLADCCLVPQVFNARRFGVDMQVYPTLARIEQACLALPAFDAARPERQPDAQG, encoded by the coding sequence GTGGAAGAAGCGTTGCAGCTGTACACCTACTGGCGTTCCAGCGCTGCCTATCGCGTGCGCATCGGCCTGAACCTGAAGGGGCTGGCCTACCAGGCAGTGCCGGTGCACCTGGTGCGCGACGGCGGCCAGCAGCATGCGCCGGAATACGCGCGGCTCAATCCGCAGGAGCTGGTGCCGACGCTGTCCCACGACGGCCAGCCGATCCGCCAGTCGCTGGCGATCCTGGAGTACCTGGACGAACGCTGGCCCGAGCCGCCGCTGCTGCCCGACGCGGCGATCGACCGCGCGCGGGTGCGCGGGCTGGCGCAGCTGATCGCCTGCGACATCCACCCGCTCAACAACCTGCGCGTGGGCCGGTTCTTCGAGAACGTGTGGAACGTGCCGCAGTCCGAGCGCGAGGAGTGGATGCTGCACTGGATCGTGCTGGGCTTCGACGCGCTGGAGCAGCTGCTCGCCGAATCGCCCGACACCGGCACGTTCTGCCATGGCGAGCAGCCGGGACTGGCCGATTGCTGCCTGGTGCCGCAGGTGTTCAACGCGCGCCGCTTCGGCGTGGACATGCAGGTCTATCCGACCCTGGCGCGGATCGAGCAGGCCTGCCTGGCGCTGCCGGCGTTCGATGCGGCGCGCCCGGAGCGGCAGCCGGATGCGCAGGGCTGA
- a CDS encoding PilT/PilU family type 4a pilus ATPase has translation MDIGYFLKLMTEKNASDMFLTTGAPVYIKIEGKLYPLGATGLPPGMVKKIAYSLMDEGQVPQFERELELNMAIALQDAGRFRVNVFKQRGEVGMVIRAIRSKIPSIEELHLPQVLKDVIMTPRGLVLVVGSTGSGKSTSLASMIDHRNSTTTGHILTIEDPIEYLHKHKMSIVNQREVGLDTHAFHNALKNAMREAPDVILIGEILDATTMEAAIAFAETGHLCLATLHSNNADQTIERILNFFPESAHKNVLMNLALNLRAVISQRLVKDKNERRRPATEVLLNTPMIRDLLRRGQVHEIKQAMEESLEEGMETFDQCLFRMVKQGQIEQEEALRAADSRDGLALKFRLSEGASGEHDPYADYDAGSGGASSPRITHGFV, from the coding sequence ATGGATATCGGCTACTTCCTGAAGCTGATGACCGAAAAGAACGCCTCGGACATGTTCCTGACCACGGGAGCACCGGTCTATATCAAGATCGAAGGCAAGCTGTACCCGCTCGGCGCCACCGGCCTGCCGCCGGGCATGGTCAAGAAGATCGCCTACTCGCTGATGGACGAGGGCCAGGTGCCGCAGTTCGAGCGCGAGCTGGAACTGAACATGGCCATCGCGCTGCAGGACGCCGGCCGCTTCCGGGTCAACGTGTTCAAGCAGCGCGGCGAGGTCGGCATGGTGATCCGCGCGATCCGCAGCAAGATCCCCAGCATCGAGGAACTGCACCTGCCGCAGGTGCTCAAGGACGTGATCATGACCCCGCGCGGGCTGGTGCTGGTGGTCGGCTCGACCGGCTCGGGCAAGTCCACCTCGCTGGCGTCGATGATCGACCACCGCAACAGCACCACCACCGGGCACATCCTCACCATCGAGGACCCGATCGAATACCTGCACAAGCACAAGATGTCCATCGTCAACCAGCGCGAGGTCGGCCTGGACACCCACGCCTTCCACAACGCGCTGAAGAACGCGATGCGCGAGGCGCCGGACGTGATCCTGATCGGCGAGATCCTGGACGCGACGACGATGGAAGCGGCGATCGCCTTCGCCGAGACCGGCCACCTGTGCCTGGCCACGCTGCACTCCAACAACGCCGACCAGACCATCGAGCGCATCCTCAACTTCTTCCCCGAGAGCGCGCACAAGAACGTGCTGATGAACCTGGCGCTGAACCTGCGCGCGGTGATCTCCCAGCGCCTGGTCAAGGACAAGAACGAGCGCCGCCGCCCGGCCACCGAAGTGCTGCTGAACACGCCGATGATCCGCGACCTGCTGCGCCGCGGCCAGGTGCACGAGATCAAGCAGGCGATGGAGGAATCGCTGGAGGAAGGCATGGAGACCTTCGACCAGTGCCTGTTCCGGATGGTCAAGCAGGGCCAGATCGAGCAGGAGGAAGCGCTGCGCGCGGCCGACTCGCGCGACGGCCTGGCGCTGAAGTTCCGCCTGTCCGAGGGCGCCAGCGGCGAGCACGATCCCTACGCCGACTACGACGCCGGTAGCGGCGGCGCCAGTTCGCCGCGGATCACCCACGGTTTCGTCTGA